The DNA region CGGTCAAATTAGTTTTTAAACTCATGACAATCAGTTTTGTTCCTACCCATATTCCCATAAGTTTTCCTTTAAAGTTTAACCTAAATGATATGTATAGGATGAAAAAAGTAAGTGTACAAGTACACGTCTTTGGAAAAAGCAGCCTTTTTGTTCCCTTCAAGGCGGGATCTGGGGTTTGGAGTGGAGTGGAATGTCAAGTAGTGAAGTTCAGGACCAGGGATGGCGTTTCCTGTTTCCCAAGCCAGTACTTGGGGACTGTTAGGTGGGCTTGGTTTCTGACAGTTGAAGAGCTGTGTGTGCACTGGGGAGTGGGATGGGCACGGTTTACAGGCAAACAGTTGAGTTTAAGACCTGGCTTGGTCACTGAATTTAGGTGAGGTGTGCCCCCAGTGTGCCCCTGCTGACTCATCTGCAAGTGGAGGCAAGGGCACCTCTCTGGGAAGGTCACGGCGAGGTTGCAACATGGTGCCCACAGGCGCTTGGCGAGCACCAGGGAAGATGTGTTTCCTTCCCTTCTAGCGGGCTGGGTGCCGAAGGAAATGACACATTCACCGAGGACCTTCCGTGTGCTCGCTTCTGGGCTAAGCAAAGGTGGATCTACTAGTGGAAGGTGTTTCAGTGCCCAGCGAGGTTTGGAAGAGGTCTAGCTGGCAGTGTGGCTGTTGAGAGGACATGTGGAAAGGACACATTCAGTTTGTTATTCAGTGTTTATTAAGTAGATTCAGTCTTATATATGATATACagattcaaaagaaaaaggattcCACATACTTATGAAATCAGTGCATTTAGCAAGTAATACCATGGAGAAACAGCTCGATTAACAGCTCATTGGTCTTTTGTTaagtgaggggagagggagttGGCCTGTGCTAGTCATTccacaaacaaaacagaatttagtTGCATCACATAGAGAAGACACAGTCTAAGAATTAAAATATTGAGCCACATTTACTGGAAAAACTCACTATATAGAACACAAAGAATTTTTATAGAGCATTGAAGAGGAAGTTCTCACCTGCTTAGAAGAGCCACGTTAAGTTGCATAGGTGCATatctgtaaaaatataatttagaggTGAAGCCACTGATTAAGTAATAAAGAGTCACCTTTAAAAGTTGGTGCCATCCATTGTTTGCCTTAAGTGCCATATGCTTATCGTCTGGAGCCCTCTGCCCCTCGCCAGAGGTGATGCCTCCAGGGGAACCTTGAAGACATGCTCGTCAAGTCTGCACTGGAGACTCTTCCAGTCTCGCCCAGGTAGGGAACTCAAGCTCTCCCAGAACCAGTCTGAATGATGCCAGAGGACTGACTACAACCTGCCCACCCAGGCTGCTGGGAGAACTCTCTCACCCACAGCTGTGCAGCCCAGTCCTGCTTCACTGCTCGCCTGCCCGTGCAGTCGCCCACCGGCCCTGCTTCTAAATGGACCACATACAGACGCATGCGGGCCATCTACTGACACAGAGATCTTTCTGAGCTTAGAAAAGTGTTTTTCGGTAAATCCGAGTTCTGTGTGTTgtaggtttgtttttgtttttaggtgGAAACATAGGTAAAAAGtgagaggtttttgttttgtggctTTGCTAAGCAGATGAGCTTAGTGAGGTGCACCTTCCTCCTCAAGAGCGAGTCTTGCAGAACACACAGGGACTGGGGCATCTGTACATGTAAACAGTACACTTTCACTGAGTCCAAAATTAGGAGCAAAAATACAAAGGTTCACATTGGTCTTAGGTAGATACAGGCGAAAAAGGATTGAGCTGTTTAGcccagaaacaacaaaaacaaagtttcTAAAGCACcactaaattatataaaaatcagaCCATGGACGGATTGAAACTGGTATTCTGGTGAAATACTTTACTATCTTGTAAAAAGTTttacaaaaaattacaaattaaatgtATCAACCCTCTGAGTTCAAAGCAGCATTTTGAAATGAACTGGTAGTTAATCCTATAACCACCCCTGGAGTCGTAAGTGGCCCTTGGGAATAGGGATGGCCGGGTTCCACCTGTTTGAAATCCTCTAAaaccccctgcctgcctccccgccgcccccattGCTGTCCTCGGATGTGCACTGTCTGTTCGTCCGAGTGGTGAGGGTAAAAGTTTCAGGTGTGCCCCTCTTTCTGGTCTAAGACCAATCCCCATTCTCTGGATTCTGCCTTCTCTCCGCTCAGGATCAGGCCCCTGCAAAGACTCTGGAACTGGTGTGTTCTACTCGCATTATCTTTTAAACTTTGGATCCCAGATGACTAATTTGtaccgaccccccccccccccccaataaggATTTTAAATGGTTCTGGGCAGGGCTTCGGGAGAAGGCTGTccctggggtgatgggggtggggggcagtgggagcgAGGTTCAGCAGAACCAGCTCTTAGGTACTCTCCAAGTCAGGCAGAGAGGGACTGGGTTGAAGCTGcatcttttaaaacaaaagccaAACAGAACAAGTTCCCTGACTGGACTAGCTAATGGGATCCCGTTTCACAGAGTGACTTGCTCCTGATGCTGCCATCTCCAGGGCTTCTGGCGCAATTTCAGTGGGAAGGACCCCACCTCAGACCCGCCCTGGGGGAGCCACTGGGAACCCGGGACCAGTGCCACTGGcgttcctttcctttctctttaacaCACGGAACCTCCGCTCTTACCGCAGCATTAGGTCGGCTGAAGGTGATCAGTTAGGGCAGCCTAAACTCAGAAAAACACGACTTCAAACTGTAGCTTATGTGATCTTTAGGTCTAATCCCGTGTGGCGGCAGGAGCCCCTTCCCCAGTCCTCCTCACTCCTGGCTGTTAAGAAAAGCAAACCGTTCATGCCTGGCGTGGGTACTGCCTCTGGGAGGAGAAATGACATGTTAAGCAATTGATACCAAGAATTCTAAGGCGGCGATTGTCTCTGCCAGTTTTTAACATTAAGATTTCACAAACTGCCTGGGGTAACATTTTGCAAAAGATCTACTGATTACTTTGTAATAttgttcacacacaaaaataaatatttacacaaaTTAAAACGTCAGGGAGTGTACTGAGCAGGTGGAGGATGGCTGTGCAGATGGCTGGGTGTGGGAGAGGCCGTGGGCACTGGAGTTTGTGCTGTGCTAAGGGGGAGTCTCGGGTGTCCTGGCCCCGACCGGAGGCCTGGGGATGGGTCAGATGAAGGCAGAGGTGGTGTGGTGGGATGGGGTGTTGGAGGCCACTTGAGAGATAAAAGACCACCCCAGCCTCTCGGGGCTGGAAGTAAGCACAGGGTGGGACACCCACTCTGgggctccctccccggccctcctgAGGGTGGTCTGCCAGTGCCAGGAGGCAGTTGGCTGTGGAGAAGCTGGTTTGAGAAGGGATACCTACTCTGGGGTCAGGTGGCTCTCAGTGGCCGTCCCAGGGTCCACTCGGCCCTGGCTCCCTGGGGCCCTTtgctctgagggaggaaaggcaACAGAGGGCTTCTGCCAGCTCTGGGCAGGGGCGGCAGCGGAGGCTGCGGTCATGGCTACGGAGTGTTCATGGAGAGGCCCGGGGGCCTGCTGAGGTCTGGGCGAATCCCTGGTTTAGCAGCACTGGTAGGTATTGCACTGAGCAAGAGGAAGTGCCTGTCGGGAGGAGGGAAACCAGGCCAGCCTTTTCTTTTTGCCCCTTTCACACTCCAGGGATTAGAGGTTTCTTCCAGGACTGGTCCCTCCAGAAGAAGGGCTGGTCTTAGGAGAACCCAAGTGGCTACTCTGGTGGATGATGGCCCCTTAATTTCCACCGCGGGGGCGGGGACGGGAGCCAAGCCAGTGCAGGGCGCCCAGCTGCCTTTCCTGGTCAGTGGCTGCCTGACGCCTAGAGGCTCACCCTGAAGAAACGGTCTTCCCAGCAGGGGCCTGAGGGCCTGGGTCTGTGCGGGGAGTGTTCAACCCGGCTCCCTGGGCAGGGTGAGGGCCGGGACTCTGCTGACCGGCCTCCGTCTCCCAGTCTCTGTCCTGTCGGGCAGCTGGGAGGGCCGGGCTTACATCCTAGGCACACACACTGTGTGGGGGGTTGGGAGACAGCCATTCAGAACAGGCTCAGGGCACATCCTGGAAAAAGCCCCCGCTGGAGTGTGAGGTAGAATACAGGTGGCCATGGCTGGggcttctgtgaaatgggggagggggagcgtggGTTTGTCTTTGCTTTgcagtgggtgtgggtgaggtCCTCCTGCTTGGTGGTGCTGGGCACTCAGAGGGACAGCCCCCTGGCGCCTGCCCCACCGCCGCCCCGCCCTGCGGCCCCGCCCGCGCCAGTGTAGTGATATGGAATGTTAGGGCACAGGGAGACATCCTTCTGATCAGACAGACACAGACTGGCAATCTGTACAAACACAAAAGAAtccatttcaaaaaaataaattactaaggggagaggaagaaagggtcCACTTCgtttttctcaataaatatgCAATTCTGCTCACCTAAGACTTGAAAGGTAATTATCTGGGAGTGGGATTCTAACATCAGGGTCCACGAAGATGATCTAACTAGAGCTGCGACCCCAGCGCCCTGTCGGGGAGCCCAGCCCTTCCAAAGCTGCCCCATCGGCCTCTTCCAAGCAGGTCAGAGCACCTGTGTGGTGAGATTCCAAAAAAAAAGTGTCCTTGTGCCCAAAGTCTCAGGTGCTTGGAGTGTGGCTAGAAACAGCTCTCAGATCCCAcctctttcaaaaaacaaaatgtaCCAACTGGTGAGGCAGGAAGCTGGGTCGGGCGGGACAGCCTCATTCCCGAGGGTAGTGCACTCCAGGTGCCACCCGGTCAGTTCTGCTGTAAAATGAGGTTTTCCAGTTCGTCCGCCGAGCGCAGCAGGAAGGCGGCAGACTCTCGGTAGCCGGCGATGAGCTGCCGCACAGCACTGATCTCCGTGGGGCTGAGCTGGGCGGTGGGCATGGTCCTGCTGGTGCTGTTGCTGGAGGGCGTGGGGGTGGgcgtggtggaggtggtggaggccCCGCCTTTCATGCTGAGGTCCGTGGGCCCtgtagggggagagggagggtgagagggagtgGACGGACACCTTGCAGGGCACTGGGAGGTGCTGCCATCCTTTCCGTTGTCCTGGGGGCCTGCTGTGGACCAGGCACTGGGCCTGAGGCCTCTGTCTATCTGCTAGTTGTACCTCTAGTGCCTAGAATGGGGTCTGGGGCCAGCAGACGAGACATGGGGTTCTCTGTTCACACTCAGGGTGATCCTGCAAGGGAGGAAGCGTGTCGTCACCACGTGACAGGTGGAAGCAGCTGAGGCCTGGCGGTTGAGAGGTTTCACCAAGTTCACGTGTGCACATGGTTCTGCATTCAGGGCAGCGTGGCACGTGACAAGGCACGGGCTGTGGTGTCAGGCGGGGAGCAGGCTCTCTGGCACTGACCACACCTCTGCTTCTTTCAGAGGACCGTCAGGTAGATGGTGCTCCCCCAACAGGTACACAACCTGGCCCTGGTCTCCACGTGAGGAGGAAGCCTCAAGGAAAGGAACTTCCCCGACTCCCCAAAGCGGTGAGCAGAGCTTCGGCAGGAACTGACGCTACCCGAGCAGAAAGGCTGCTGGCGTGTCTGGTGAAGGTGAGGTATGTATGTGATCCTCCCTCAATGGGGCGGCTGTCAATAGACGTGGGGGTCAGATGCTGCAGGTAAGCAGGGGCCTGATCCCTGAGAGGGATGAGTGTGCAGTccagagccagagaggagccaTAGGAGACCAGGACGACACCCAcccgtgtgtgcgtgcatgtgtgtgtgggcgtgtgcacatgtgcgtgtgtgtacatgtgcacagGTAGGCAAGGGGCTTCTGTCCAGAGGAGAGAAGCAATCAAGGCCAGCTGCCCTGCTTGGctgtgggaaggaggtggggccAAGACCAGGAGCGCAGCCCGCAGGAGAGGGTGGGCTGCTCCGCCTGTCTCCGGAGGAATCACGGCCCTTGAATCTTCCTTACTTTGAGGAGGTCTTTTGTGCCGGAGCGAGGGGAAGGTTAATGCTGCTGGACAGGAGCGTGTGGGATGGATGTGGGAGAGTTAGAATGGTCAGGACAGGACCCAGAAGTGCTGTCTGGAGAAATCACCTCCCCTTTGCAGGAAAGAGGGAGTCTGACCTCTTCTGAAATATACGAGGGGTGTATGTTGGGGGGCccaccaggccctgctcctctccaCCTTTTCCAAGCAGCTCTACAGGGTGGGCCCTTGGCTGTAAAACAGGCCAGCCTGGGCTCGGCCTGCCTTCCGCTCCGAGGCCGTACAGTCACTTCCCTGAGCCTCGGGCCCTGTCCGCGGCAGGAGGCGGCAGCTGGGGCTGAGCCTGGCCTGTGAAACGCGCAGCGCAGCCGCGGCCTCGCAGCCTGCACAGGCCCCTGGGAAAGAGCTTTCTCCAGGTGCCAGGCTTTCTGAGCGGGCTCTCGGGAGACACGGAAGCTCCTGGAATTGGAAAAGCAGTCTTCTGAGGTGTCAGGTAAGAGCAGATCCGAGAAGTGAGGATCTGGAAGCTGGGGCTTCCTTACGGAGGCTTCTCTGACCCAGCTAGGTCCGTGCCCgttccctccccactgccccggGCAGAGGTCATCTCCACGGCCTGTGAGGCTGCTCTCCCCGACCCCGGAGGTTCTCGTGGCGGTTTCACTCGTCGTTGCATTTACAGTGGCAGCTTCTATGCTGCTATAGAGAGAGGTGGACAAGCCCTTGTATTGGAGACATCTAGACCAGAAGTAACATGTTGGGAGAAAGGATGGAAACTAGACTGCTGCTAACAGGAGCTGGTGCAGACTCCAAATGGGGAAGGAAGCTGGAGTCTAAGATGGGACAGTTTGTCACATGAGGTTATTTTCTCCCTTGAGAACACGGACGTAGGGAAGCGGGCCCTAGGAACTGGCCTGCTAGGAATATGCTTGGAACTGAGCGCCAAGGGAAGAGTTAAGTCTGTTAAAATGAAACCAGGAAGGAGTGGGGTTGTGACTTGCTAGAAACAGCAGCCACGCCGACGACCGACTCCCCTGTTGGCAGCTAAATGAGAGGCTGGGTGGGAGCCGGGGTGCCTCTGCTGTCTCCTGGATGCGGCAGGGGGTGGACCCGAGTGAAAGGGGCTGTTCGGTTCCCTCAGGGGCAGCTCCCAGTCCCTCCAGACAACGCTTGGGGACGGCAGAGGGCGGCTGGAGCTGCCTGCACAGGTGGTGAGCTGGCCCTgggcttcctccttcctccctccatccccaagTCTTGTCCTCGTCACCCCTGTGTTCAGGGCTGTCCTTCATCTCTCCTGGGCTTTAGCTACAGCCCGAGAGGAGAAAGTCCTGTTTCCTGCGGCCCATCTGATCGGAGCTATCTGCTCGCAGGCTCTGGTTACAGGAGGACGCTCAGGTTGCCAGGCGGTTGCTGGGAGGGCAGCCCAGcacaccaggcaggcaggcagagcccacGTCTGTCTAAGCTGATTTGCATCTCCAGCTGACAACCTAATGAGCAAAGTAAGGAGCCCTGTGCCACTTGTATGGCTGCCCAACCCAGCGGCCATACTGCCTGAACAACCTTGTAGAGGCTGCACGGGAGGGCGTgggcctgggggccggcagccaTGCCGTTGCTGGTTGCTCTCCTCCAACTGCCTCAAGCCCAGTGCCCACCGGCGAGGAGGTAAAGGAGCAGATCTCGGTCTCAGTGATCTTGCCAGCCGCCTCCAAGGAACCAGGGTGCTCACAGACAGGAGACGGAGGCTCGGGAGGCCCCTGCGGGGtgagcagggcagggggtgcagcaggcCCAGTGCTCTTACGAGGCAGGAGCAGCCCGACAGCCACAGCCCTGAGACAGGCCATGCCTCACGGCGCCAGGTGGAGGCTTAGCACCATCGCCTGCCGCCTGGGAAGGACGGGCCCGAGAGGTGCTAGCCTCCCTGTCCTGGGACCTGTCAGGTGGCCCTTCTTTCTGGAAGGAAAGCAGCCCACCCGGACAGCTTCCACCCCTCAGCCTCAGGGATTAGGGCCGGGCAGCCTCTTATTTTTAGGTTAAGAGGCATTAGGAAGGGATGAGACGTTAAGCCCAGGCAGGAATCTTCCAGGAACCTGCATATACttcctggtggggtgggggtcaagGTGAGCGCAGGGTGCCTGGCTCTCTGCGATGGGTAGGGGCCAGTTCCCTCCGTCACTGACCAGGAACACCCTGGGCTCTCCTGCAGCCAAGAGTTTGAGAGGAATTCTCAGGCTTGTTTGGCCAAGACCTAGAACCAGGGTTCCCTGGCCTGTGGTTGGCACCTTCCTCCAACTACTCCTCAGGCAGCAACTTGGTGTCATCCCCAgccccgtgccccccgcccccaaatgcaTACTGCTCTGCCCTCCTGCTCAAATATCACAGGGCAGAGTACAATGCACAGCCTCCTTTGCTTACGACCTATCAGAACAGACGGAACAAAATCCAACGGCCTGGCCCAGGAGATCACCCCAGACTGTTCTCCCCCAGGGGGACCCCAGCCTAGCCTCAGTGGGCATGGGCCTGAGCTCTCCACTCCAGGCCCCACTCGGGAGCACCTACCTCCACGGGGAGGTTTCTACCTTTCAGGGATATTTCTCCAACACTGGTCTAGGACTAGCCGGCCTCAGAGTCGCTTGGGAAGAGTTTAGGGGAGCACCTAGGGAATCACGGCCTGGGGGACCTGATGGGACAAGGGCTGGGCCCTGCATTGGAGGGTAAGAACCTGCACCTCACAAGTAAGGTCCAGAGCTGAGGCTACAAGTGAatggggccaggcctgcaccaAGTCCTGCCCCACCATCTCACTGAGCCTTGGTCAGGGAGGCAAAATGGGGGTGTGGAGAGGGTTCCACTCGATAAAGAGCAGGGCCTTGGCTGGATGGACCGCAGTGCCCAGCTCACAGGGCCATGAGGGGGGGTGGGACCAGAGAGGCCCACAGTGCAATGAACAAAGCACACCTccttggggaggggagtggaggggaggggggtttatTTGTTTTATCAGCTGAAGCTGTCCTTGCTTTCCTATCTAGGGACTGGGCTAAGATGATATGGGAAGGGTCCCTGTGCCATGAAGGAGCTACTTTTCCCCCTTCTCGAGGCGGCGGCCTCCTTCACTCACCATTACTGTGATTTCCTGTttgcagggaggcagggggctgCAGGTTGCTGCCCAAGGCCCCGTAACCGCGGTAACTGTAGTTGAGGCCGCCATTGACATACACGGGGTCCTGGGAGTAGGAGGAGGCTGGCAGTGAGTAGGTGGAGTGGGTGATGGCTGCAGAGTCCCGGGAGTGCTGCTTGTCCAGGGCTATGGGCtcgtcctgcaggggagagggagatgctGAGGACCCAGAGGGGCAGCGAGCCGGCGGGGTGGATGAAGGCTTTGGCCCCAGAGTTTCTGGGACGCAGAGCTGTGTCCTGCAGGGCTGTCCCCGTCCCTGGTCGTCGCACACAGGGCCCGCGGGATGAAGCCCGGACGCCCTCCTGGGTCTGCAGGGCTGGGTGCCCAGGCCCGCCGGGTCCCTCTGCACTGGGGGCCCCACGGTCCGTGGAGTGACTGATGTCCACCCACCCGGAGCAACCCCATGACAGTGGCCAGCGGCGAGCAGTACCTGCGAGGACTGGTAGATCTCCAGGCGCATCCTTTTGGCTGCTTTCCTCGTCTCGCTCTCACAGGCAGCTGCCAGGATGTTTTCGGCCATGGCCGAGGTCAGGTGGGGAGGTGTGGGTCTGGTCTGCAGGCAGAATGGGGGCAGTGTTGGGCCCACACAGAGACCCTGCCCTAGAGGTGTTGGTGGAGGGTCTGGGGTCAGGCTTCAGGGCCGTTATCTATGGAGCTGGGCCTCTTTAGGGACCTCAGCTCCCCACGCTGTGAAACAGGGACCATGGTGCTGGCTCCTGGGACGCTGGGAGGATTATGGGTAAAGTGTCTGGCCAAGGGGACGCCCAGCAATCAGGAGTGTGGCTGGAGGcgagaggcggggcggggctgggagggctcACCATCTCCATGCCGTTCTTCTTCATGCGCCGGCAGGACTTGAGGTACGTGCGGATGCGCTTGCGGGCCCGCTCCTGGAACTCGGGGAACTGCCGGCTGCAGGATTCGATGATGGCCTGGATCTTCTCCTTGGGCTGCTTGGAGATGGGCACCATGCGGTCCAGGTTCTCGTCCACAAAGAGGCGCACAAACATCTGCGGGAGAGACGGGCTGTGGGAAGGGCTGGCCCCGGCCGCGGCCCGCCCGCCTGACCGACCCGGCGCTCACGTTGAAGGCCTTGAGGCGCTCGGGGTCCATGCCCTCGGAGTCGTTCATCTTGTCATTGTCCTCGTGGTCGTCGtggtcgtcgtcgtcgtcgtctgCTGGGGGAGCCCGGCCCACAGTCAGGTCCTCAGGGCAGCCGCTGACCTCAGTCTTGATGGAGTCGTAGCTCCCTGAGCTGTAGGGGGGCGactgagagaggagggggcagtcaggcaggcctTCCGTGGTCCCCGACAGGCCTCTGAGCTTAGGAACTGGGTGCCCACACACCCCACTGCCACTGAGCCAAAGCTGCGAGGCCCTGAGCAAGTCCCCCTCCccttcacctgtgaaatggggacagccACATGCCCCCCTCCCTGGGCGGCTGTAGGAAGGACGCAAGGCCTGGCgtccggggcggggggcgtggtgGGGAGGCACTGAGTGGAGGGTGTTAGTGGTTTACTCAGCAAGTGCCCACACCATGACCGGCCACGTGGTGTGAGGGAAAGGCAGACACAGAAAGGGTTCCCACCAACAGCCAGCCTCTTCCGGTTGTGCCAGATCTGTTCTGGCTTCGGGGTTTTCTCCCCGACCCCCAAGGGGCTGCAACCCTGAGTTGATAACCGAGCTGTCACAAAAGCAGCCGTGTGCTGTCTGCTGGGGAGGAGGAACAGATGGGCCGGGAGAGGGAACCAGCCAGGGCGACAGGTCCATTAGGCAAAGTGCATTCCCAAAGCTCCCCGGTGGGGGTTCTCCTGtctgccaccccctccctcccgctgAGCTGAGAGGATACAAAGGGGGAAGGCAACCAGGTGTCGCACACGCACACGGGGCGGGGCGTTCACCCCAATACAGCACCTCCCCAGCCTGGAAGGcactcccctctcctccagctttcttcccttttctacCCTCTGCAGCTCAGCGCCCACCCGAGGACACTGTCATTTGCCTTTTAGAAAGTTTGCACCTTTGGCGAGTCCTGACTTCACTTACTGGGACCCTGACTAGCGCTGTCCTGGGACAtggtccctgtcctcaaggaggtGGGCATCTAGCAGGTGCTTGGGCCCAGGAAACAAACAGCTACAGGTCAGACCCCGCGACATGGCCACAGGGGGGTCTGGCAGGGGTCACAGCTCTTGTTGACAAATGGACACCACCAGGCCTCCTGTGACCAAGCCCAGAGGCTTGGCCTCCCCAGAACCGCTGGCCTGGTGCCCATCTCTTGATCCATACACAGACTTTAAAGGGGACAGCGACACCCAGGTCCTCTGGCCTCCCACTGGCTCATGCCAGACTTGCAGTGGAGTCAAAAGACTTGTGCAAGTCACGTCCCAAACTGCGCCTTAGCCGATCCTCTGGCAGCATCGGAGGCGGCAGGAAACTGCTAAGATGCGAGCTGTTGGTGGCACTCATGCTCTCATCCTACTTGCTGGGCCCGTACACGTGGCCTGAGGCTTGGGGGCAAACTCGCCCTCTCCAGCTCTTTGCTCACCGGGGACAGCAGCTATGCCTTTCCCTTAGTCCCAGTCAGAGAGGGGAAGTACCTGCTCCACAGCCAGAGCTCAGACACAGCAACAACTACCCACTCAGCCACTCGCACAGAATTCCCCACGAGGCACACCACCCCTGCAGAAGAGAAGACGCCCGTGGCTGGAGCCAACGCGCAGGGCTCCGAGAAGGCACTGCTGGCGCCGGCAGGAGGCGGTGCTCCGGGCCTGGTGCCGTGCTGCGCCATCGCAGGACACCTCAGTGGCCCAGAAGTGTGGGGCAGtgtcctggcaggtgtggctcagttgggtgggtgTTGTCAAGGgtggccagttcaattcccagccagggcacatgcccaggttgcgggctcaatccccggtaggggttgtgcatgaggcagcagatcaatgtctcgctctcacatcgatgtctctctcccttcctctaaaaatcaataaagaatcttaaaaaaaaaagaaaagaaacccaactggtggggctcagtggttgagggtctttccatgaaccaggaggtaacggttcgattcccagttggggcacatacccgggttgtgggctcaatccccactaggggtgtgcaggatgtttctctcccttcctctttgaaatcaattttaaaaagtatgcggGGAGTACCAAATGGTGGGagcacctgccctgccccccctgcagcctggtctaTTGCGTTTCCCACCTCCACAGAGGAGCCAGGAAACGTGAGGCCTTGGGACTCTGCTGGATGTGGCACTTGTGCTGCTATTCAAAGCAGACTCTGTCTTGTGGGTGAAGGGGACGCAGGCTCAGAGAAATGAGGGCCTTGCTGGGTCACACAGTGTGGTCTCCCATGCCAGCGCCTCCTCAGAAAGGCACCCTGGCCACCACCCTGACTTGGCATCAACTCTGGGCACATACAATGTCGCTTTAGCCTTGCACACCCTGAGGTGTCCAGGCTCAGGTGggcccacagccccacacacctCAGGGGTGGTCTTCACCCCGTACTTGACACGGCTCCGCAGTCCATCTGTGCCGCAGCTGTCCGAGGGGTAGGAGGGCGTGCCGAGGGACGTGCCTGGCGGGAGCTTATCACACAGGTTGATGGGTTGGTCCTCGGCTGTGGCCGTGAAGTCCATGGGGGCCACAGCGCCGTTGCCATTCATCTCGGGGAAGGCAGGGTCGCCCTGCGTGCTGCTCGAAGTGGATGGGTTCAAGGTGGAGGAGCCATTGCCGCTGCCACTCTCAGAGGAGGAGTCGTCTGAAACAAGAGGCCTGGCTGTGAGGCTCCACCCCAGCACCTACTATTCCTTAAGACCCCGTCCCCCCAGGGTACCGTGGGCACAACAGCCACAGGGAGGACTTGCCCTGTGTCCAGCATCCCTGGGCAGGAGGTGAGCACTCCTGTCCCTTTAGCTCTCCCAAGAGGCTAACCCGgccagaggtgggggcaggttcCCTCTGCCATGAACGTGGCCGATCCGGACCGGAGTGGCCACAGTGTGCAGGGTGTGGTGGTCTCCTGTATTCCACGCCCATAAACACCACATCCAGGCTCACGGAAGGCCCAGCTTCAGGGGCCTGGGAGTGAGTGGCTACGACCTCAGGTCTGACTGGTCTGTTGCCTACCAGAGGTCCTTGGTCGCCCCAGAGGCTGCTTGGGGTCTggccagtgccccccccccccagctcaccACAACCTGCCCCTTCACACCCTTTCCCCACAGGACCTCCTCTTTACAGCAGGCCCTTGAatttttccttcctctgcccGAGGAGGGGGGATGGCTCCATTGTAACCTCGCAGCTCCCTCCTGCAAGCAGGCCCCGCCCAATCCTGGCCGCCGaggcacacagacacaggccCCCCAGATCTGCCCTCTGCTCATGGTGCAGTATCTTGGACACTGAGACAGTGCTGCAGGGTATGGGGTCTGCGTGCCCTGCACCTCAGTGGGCCACCCCAGCTTTCATGAGGTGACAGCCCAACAAAGCTCTGTGGAGGTCGCCCCCTGCTGCGGAGAGCACAGCATTGCCTACCCGGGAGGACACACTCCAACTGGTGGGCTAGACATG from Eptesicus fuscus isolate TK198812 chromosome 12, DD_ASM_mEF_20220401, whole genome shotgun sequence includes:
- the NOL4L gene encoding nucleolar protein 4-like isoform X1, which gives rise to MPKPTLLLRGGWERERSPGDSELGRQFRDWCLRTYGDSAKTKTVTRSKYQRITEVLQGGGGTGAGSGPAAGEKGKFQFWVRSKGFRLGSGREPKMGQVVYVPVKTGSGADGLSEPEGISLKRVAVVEDFFDIIYSMHVESSAEPGKAPKHAGQKKTYRAIAETYAFLPREAVTRFLMSCTECQKRMHFNSNGLEPKENEPPSPLVSGIIDYNMPLTSTYLKQMKLRVMNSQEQDETSVSSEDFDMNDSTWMSADPHLASSLSPSQDERMRSPQNLHSQEDDDSSSESGSGNGSSTLNPSTSSSTQGDPAFPEMNGNGAVAPMDFTATAEDQPINLCDKLPPGTSLGTPSYPSDSCGTDGLRSRVKYGVKTTPESPPYSSGSYDSIKTEVSGCPEDLTVGRAPPADDDDDDHDDHEDNDKMNDSEGMDPERLKAFNMFVRLFVDENLDRMVPISKQPKEKIQAIIESCSRQFPEFQERARKRIRTYLKSCRRMKKNGMEMTRPTPPHLTSAMAENILAAACESETRKAAKRMRLEIYQSSQDEPIALDKQHSRDSAAITHSTYSLPASSYSQDPVYVNGGLNYSYRGYGALGSNLQPPASLQTGNHSNGPTDLSMKGGASTTSTTPTPTPSSNSTSRTMPTAQLSPTEISAVRQLIAGYRESAAFLLRSADELENLILQQN
- the NOL4L gene encoding nucleolar protein 4-like isoform X2; this translates as MHVESSAEPGKAPKHAGQKKTYRAIAETYAFLPREAVTRFLMSCTECQKRMHFNSNGLEPKENEPPSPLVSGIIDYNMPLTSTYLKQMKLRVMNSQEQDETSVSSEDFDMNDSTWMSADPHLASSLSPSQDERMRSPQNLHSQEDDDSSSESGSGNGSSTLNPSTSSSTQGDPAFPEMNGNGAVAPMDFTATAEDQPINLCDKLPPGTSLGTPSYPSDSCGTDGLRSRVKYGVKTTPESPPYSSGSYDSIKTEVSGCPEDLTVGRAPPADDDDDDHDDHEDNDKMNDSEGMDPERLKAFNMFVRLFVDENLDRMVPISKQPKEKIQAIIESCSRQFPEFQERARKRIRTYLKSCRRMKKNGMEMTRPTPPHLTSAMAENILAAACESETRKAAKRMRLEIYQSSQDEPIALDKQHSRDSAAITHSTYSLPASSYSQDPVYVNGGLNYSYRGYGALGSNLQPPASLQTGNHSNGPTDLSMKGGASTTSTTPTPTPSSNSTSRTMPTAQLSPTEISAVRQLIAGYRESAAFLLRSADELENLILQQN
- the NOL4L gene encoding nucleolar protein 4-like isoform X3 encodes the protein MNDSTWMSADPHLASSLSPSQDERMRSPQNLHSQEDDDSSSESGSGNGSSTLNPSTSSSTQGDPAFPEMNGNGAVAPMDFTATAEDQPINLCDKLPPGTSLGTPSYPSDSCGTDGLRSRVKYGVKTTPESPPYSSGSYDSIKTEVSGCPEDLTVGRAPPADDDDDDHDDHEDNDKMNDSEGMDPERLKAFNMFVRLFVDENLDRMVPISKQPKEKIQAIIESCSRQFPEFQERARKRIRTYLKSCRRMKKNGMEMTRPTPPHLTSAMAENILAAACESETRKAAKRMRLEIYQSSQDEPIALDKQHSRDSAAITHSTYSLPASSYSQDPVYVNGGLNYSYRGYGALGSNLQPPASLQTGNHSNGPTDLSMKGGASTTSTTPTPTPSSNSTSRTMPTAQLSPTEISAVRQLIAGYRESAAFLLRSADELENLILQQN